A genomic window from Synechococcus sp. CBW1107 includes:
- a CDS encoding SH3 domain-containing protein: MAWRWAWILGFALIAPAALPAGGGEHRSPPLRRRQAGDPLLSGLTPETGDALRASPHHRAPSLVALPAGEPLRLLRVWKEPGGGRWFHVEIAGSCRTPRRGWLAG; this comes from the coding sequence ATGGCCTGGCGCTGGGCCTGGATCCTCGGCTTCGCCCTGATTGCTCCGGCGGCTCTGCCTGCCGGCGGCGGTGAGCACCGTTCGCCGCCGCTGCGTCGCCGCCAGGCCGGCGACCCCCTGCTGTCCGGCCTCACCCCTGAAACCGGGGATGCCCTGCGCGCATCCCCCCATCACCGCGCCCCGAGCCTGGTGGCCTTGCCTGCCGGTGAACCCCTGAGGCTGCTGCGGGTCTGGAAGGAGCCAGGTGGGGGACGTTGGTTCCATGTGGAGATCGCCGGGTCCTGTCGAACACCCAGGCGCGGTTGGCTGGCGGGCTGA
- a CDS encoding cation:proton antiporter, which produces MPPLGLAELVIAGLLADGLFRRLGFPGLVGMLLVGVALGTSGLGLIDSRLLALSGDLRQMALIVILLRVGFGLDLATLRRVGPRVLLLAWIPASCEGLMITAVAQPLLQLSWLEAALLGSVLAAVSPAVVVPLMLRLIEENRGTAKAIPSMVMAAASLDDIAVIVVNGVLLGLLVNDRGALSGRLLGLPLGLTLGALAGGLLGWGLIRWFERFRPNANRQTLLVLALALLLLRLQDAINQLVPFTGLVAAIALGVVILELREDLAHPISAKLSSIWVFAELVLFVLVGAQLNVGVAWSHGLAGLAVLALGLLARSLGSLACLARSPLTAGERLFVVVAYTPKATVQAAIGAVPLLTMQAAGQPSGPGEVILAVAVLSIVVTAPAGAWLSARLADRVLHPAAA; this is translated from the coding sequence ATGCCACCGCTCGGCCTGGCCGAACTGGTCATCGCCGGATTGCTGGCCGATGGCCTCTTCCGGCGTCTGGGATTCCCCGGGCTGGTGGGCATGTTGCTGGTGGGGGTGGCCCTGGGCACCTCGGGCCTGGGGCTGATCGACTCCCGCCTGCTGGCTCTCAGCGGCGATCTGCGCCAGATGGCGCTGATCGTGATCCTGCTGAGGGTTGGCTTCGGGCTCGACCTGGCCACCCTGCGGCGAGTGGGGCCGCGGGTCCTGCTGCTGGCCTGGATTCCCGCCAGCTGCGAGGGCCTGATGATCACCGCCGTCGCCCAGCCCCTGCTGCAGCTCAGCTGGCTGGAGGCGGCCCTGCTGGGCTCGGTGCTGGCGGCGGTGTCACCGGCGGTGGTGGTGCCGCTGATGCTGCGGCTGATCGAGGAGAACCGCGGCACCGCCAAGGCCATTCCCTCGATGGTGATGGCCGCCGCCTCCCTCGATGACATCGCCGTGATCGTGGTGAACGGGGTGCTGCTGGGCCTGCTGGTGAACGACCGGGGGGCGCTCAGCGGCCGGCTGCTGGGGCTGCCTCTCGGACTCACCCTCGGGGCCCTGGCCGGAGGCCTGCTGGGCTGGGGGCTGATCCGCTGGTTCGAGCGCTTCCGGCCCAACGCCAACCGCCAGACCCTGCTGGTGCTCGCCCTGGCCCTGCTGCTGCTGCGCCTGCAGGACGCCATCAACCAGCTGGTGCCCTTCACCGGTCTGGTGGCGGCCATCGCCCTCGGGGTGGTGATCCTGGAGCTGCGTGAAGACCTGGCCCACCCGATCTCCGCCAAGCTCAGCTCGATCTGGGTGTTCGCCGAGCTGGTGCTGTTCGTCCTGGTGGGGGCCCAGCTCAATGTGGGAGTGGCCTGGAGCCATGGACTGGCGGGACTGGCCGTCCTGGCTCTGGGTCTGCTGGCACGCTCGCTGGGGAGCCTGGCCTGCCTGGCCAGAAGCCCGCTCACGGCGGGTGAGCGCCTGTTCGTGGTGGTGGCCTACACCCCCAAGGCCACGGTGCAGGCCGCCATCGGCGCTGTGCCCCTGCTGACGATGCAGGCCGCTGGGCAGCCCAGCGGCCCCGGTGAGGTGATCCTGGCCGTGGCAGTTCTGAGCATCGTGGTCACAGCGCCGGCCGGAGCCTGGCTGAGCGCACGCCTGGCCGACCGGGTGCTTCACCCCGCTGCGGCATGA